The Vibrio rhizosphaerae genome includes a region encoding these proteins:
- a CDS encoding DMT family transporter — protein sequence MNISRNFIYGLLLSCTTMISWGMIAIALKLSNDFADPVTLTWLRFTVAGVIVWLWQKRNNRLVQYRQLRRSEWLRLGLAGVLLMINYTCYAWSLVYLTPGASQLSMQMAPLFLAIGGAVFFKEYISWQQWGCFALLFAGLLTFFHPVLRSGSETETVALLTGLSIIFVSALTWSFYALVQKSLFKYLDSSNILLGIYLMAMVVMLPLTSPADLLKMSLEEWLIALFCCLNTVVAYGAFAKSLTYWKTVQVSSVIAVTPVMAFLLTELCVAMGWWTDVIKAAQADWLSLCGMGLVVFAAISVQLVNVKRREKVTTSEVTEPSTA from the coding sequence GTGAATATATCACGTAACTTTATATATGGGCTGTTATTGAGTTGTACCACCATGATCTCGTGGGGGATGATTGCGATAGCATTGAAATTATCAAATGATTTTGCTGATCCGGTGACGCTTACATGGTTACGCTTTACGGTTGCCGGTGTCATCGTTTGGTTATGGCAAAAGCGAAACAATCGCTTGGTTCAGTATCGGCAGTTAAGACGTTCAGAATGGCTGCGTTTGGGGCTGGCAGGCGTGTTATTAATGATTAATTACACCTGCTATGCATGGAGTTTGGTTTATCTGACTCCGGGAGCCTCCCAATTAAGTATGCAAATGGCGCCTTTGTTTTTGGCAATTGGAGGAGCGGTCTTTTTTAAAGAATACATTTCATGGCAGCAATGGGGATGTTTTGCATTATTGTTCGCTGGGCTGTTGACCTTTTTCCATCCGGTGCTGCGTAGTGGGAGTGAAACTGAAACGGTCGCTTTGCTGACAGGCCTGAGCATTATATTCGTGTCTGCACTGACATGGAGTTTTTACGCACTGGTACAGAAATCCCTCTTTAAATACCTCGATTCTTCCAACATATTGTTGGGGATTTATCTTATGGCGATGGTTGTCATGTTACCCCTGACATCTCCGGCTGATTTACTGAAAATGTCACTGGAAGAGTGGTTAATCGCTCTGTTTTGTTGCCTGAATACTGTCGTGGCTTATGGGGCTTTTGCTAAATCGCTGACCTATTGGAAAACGGTACAAGTGAGTTCTGTTATTGCTGTCACTCCCGTGATGGCCTTTTTGCTAACTGAATTATGTGTTGCCATGGGATGGTGGACAGACGTGATAAAGGCAGCACAAGCGGATTGGTTGAGTTTGTGTGGTATGGGATTAGTCGTATTTGCCGCGATTAGTGTCCAGCTTGTTAATGTTAAGCGTCGTGAGAAAGTGACGACCAGTGAGGTGACGGAGCCATCTACGGCCTGA
- a CDS encoding TenA family transcriptional regulator: protein MSDFFNQLQEATLPAREAMLSAPIIAACAQGNINLVQYQAFLTQAYHHVKHTVPLLMACGARLGEEKEWLRVAIAEYIEEEIGHHEWILNDIRACGGSADDVRHNQNDGAVCPAIELMVAYLYHQIDRGNPLALFGMVWVLEGTSVGIGGQVAQQVKRTLNLQDDALTYLTSHSELDQEHIQFFARLMNRISDLDEQQVIIRSANMVFQLYGQMLQTLTQ from the coding sequence ATGAGTGATTTTTTTAATCAACTGCAAGAAGCAACCTTGCCTGCACGTGAGGCGATGCTCTCTGCACCGATTATTGCTGCATGTGCTCAGGGTAATATTAATCTGGTTCAGTATCAGGCATTTTTGACACAGGCATACCATCATGTGAAACATACAGTGCCGTTGCTCATGGCATGTGGTGCTCGCCTCGGAGAAGAGAAAGAGTGGTTACGGGTTGCGATTGCAGAATATATTGAAGAAGAAATCGGGCACCATGAGTGGATTTTGAATGATATTCGCGCTTGCGGTGGTTCTGCTGATGACGTGCGCCATAATCAGAATGATGGTGCAGTTTGCCCCGCGATTGAATTGATGGTTGCCTATTTATATCACCAGATTGATCGCGGTAATCCCTTGGCTTTATTCGGCATGGTTTGGGTATTGGAGGGGACGAGTGTTGGTATCGGCGGGCAGGTTGCTCAACAGGTTAAGCGGACACTCAATTTACAGGATGATGCATTGACTTATCTGACTTCTCATAGTGAACTTGATCAGGAGCATATTCAGTTTTTTGCTCGCCTGATGAATCGGATCTCCGATCTGGATGAACAGCAAGTGATTATCCGTTCTGCCAACATGGTATTTCAGCTGTACGGACAAATGCTACAGACGTTAACCCAATAA
- a CDS encoding response regulator: MRLLLVEDDVLLGQSMVTALSRQGYTVDWLERGSGVVTALKTEQFTAIILDLMLPDIGGFEVLKAVRRAGYSLPIMILTARDEIQDRVKGLDGGADDYLVKPFALEELLARLRVMIRRLSGATDSQVEVGDLVLSLDRQVVLYQGQALKLTNNEFKLLASLMNHAGRVMSKEQLQQSLHGWDEGSSDNAIEVHIHNLRKKVPGNVIKNIRGVGYIIEK, encoded by the coding sequence ATGAGACTATTGTTGGTCGAAGATGATGTGTTATTAGGACAGTCGATGGTGACGGCATTGAGTCGTCAGGGTTATACGGTTGACTGGCTTGAACGAGGTTCTGGTGTAGTGACTGCTCTGAAAACAGAGCAGTTTACCGCGATTATTCTTGATCTTATGCTGCCCGATATTGGTGGATTTGAGGTTTTGAAAGCGGTGCGGCGTGCCGGGTATTCACTTCCGATTATGATTTTAACCGCGCGCGATGAAATTCAAGATCGGGTGAAAGGGTTAGATGGAGGGGCTGATGATTATCTGGTGAAGCCATTTGCGTTAGAAGAGCTATTGGCTCGTTTACGTGTAATGATTCGGCGACTTTCCGGGGCAACTGATAGTCAGGTGGAAGTCGGCGATTTAGTTTTATCTCTGGATCGACAGGTGGTGTTGTACCAAGGACAGGCACTGAAGTTGACGAACAATGAGTTTAAACTGCTGGCATCGTTGATGAATCATGCTGGTCGAGTCATGAGTAAAGAGCAGTTGCAACAGTCGTTACACGGGTGGGATGAAGGCAGTAGTGATAACGCGATTGAAGTTCATATCCATAATTTGCGGAAAAAAGTCCCGGGGAATGTGATCAAAAATATTCGTGGTGTAGGATATATCATTGAAAAATAA
- a CDS encoding Lrp/AsnC family transcriptional regulator, with amino-acid sequence MDRFDEKILQELARFGRISNVELAERVGLSPSATLRRVQELERNGTIKGYRAVIDKHKLEIGFVAYVSIGLSDHSKSAQLAFEADVQFAPEVTECHNITGDNEYLLRVETKDLLSYKRFHSEVLGECAHVNSITTMVVMDSPKDER; translated from the coding sequence ATGGATCGATTTGACGAAAAAATATTGCAAGAGTTGGCTCGTTTTGGACGAATCTCGAATGTTGAACTTGCTGAGCGAGTTGGTTTATCGCCTTCGGCAACATTACGAAGAGTTCAGGAGCTGGAACGCAATGGCACGATTAAAGGTTACCGAGCGGTCATAGATAAGCATAAATTAGAGATTGGTTTTGTTGCTTATGTTTCTATTGGGTTATCGGATCATAGTAAAAGCGCTCAACTGGCATTTGAAGCGGATGTACAGTTTGCTCCAGAGGTGACTGAGTGTCATAACATTACAGGTGACAATGAGTACTTACTTCGGGTTGAGACCAAGGATTTACTGTCTTATAAGCGCTTTCACTCTGAAGTTTTAGGGGAATGTGCACATGTGAATTCCATCACGACTATGGTGGTAATGGATTCACCGAAAGACGAGCGTTAA
- a CDS encoding tetratricopeptide repeat protein — MRASIRNRIMTACCLLIGSSSVWASGVDPLATIQKKWAECQYQSKDEDQQIYCLENLVKLSESSLQNAPDRNDLKIWLAISKSSLAGADGGLGGLSLAKQAKALLEDVVKTAPETLDGSAYVTLGTLYYKVPGWPVGFGDDDKAEEMLKKALKYNPNGIDANYFYGDFLAEDGRKAEAIDYLKRAAAAPPRETRPLADQGRMAEIQRRLKELGAQ; from the coding sequence ATGAGAGCGAGTATAAGAAACCGGATAATGACAGCGTGCTGTCTTTTGATTGGCTCATCATCGGTGTGGGCAAGTGGTGTTGATCCGCTGGCCACGATTCAGAAGAAGTGGGCTGAATGTCAGTACCAATCGAAGGATGAGGATCAGCAAATCTACTGTCTGGAAAATCTGGTTAAATTGAGTGAAAGCTCGCTTCAGAATGCCCCGGATCGCAATGATTTAAAGATCTGGCTGGCAATCAGTAAGAGCTCACTGGCAGGGGCCGACGGTGGATTAGGCGGGCTTTCTTTGGCAAAACAAGCCAAAGCCTTGCTGGAAGATGTGGTAAAAACTGCACCTGAAACACTCGATGGTTCCGCCTATGTCACTTTAGGAACGCTGTACTATAAAGTGCCGGGATGGCCGGTCGGATTTGGCGATGATGACAAGGCCGAAGAGATGCTCAAAAAAGCTTTGAAATATAATCCGAATGGGATTGACGCCAACTATTTTTATGGTGATTTTCTCGCTGAAGACGGACGAAAAGCTGAAGCGATAGACTACCTGAAACGTGCGGCTGCAGCACCACCAAGAGAAACAAGACCGCTCGCTGATCAGGGACGAATGGCAGAAATTCAGCGACGTTTGAAAGAGTTAGGTGCTCAATGA
- a CDS encoding DUF3299 domain-containing protein: MIERKAVWLVFFYIGFLLSGHVSAQTQQQSVMTLSWEDLIPEGERHQEPPVRTTPIDHDDDTPPQLKIGGVRHDLDGKMVRIPGFVIPLEGDDKTVTEFLLVPFLGACIHVPPPPPNQIIYVKFEHGAPIRQLWDIVYVVGRLKTETMNLDLGETGYVLYGQDLDDYESDNRG, encoded by the coding sequence ATGATTGAAAGAAAAGCGGTTTGGCTGGTATTTTTTTACATCGGTTTTTTACTGTCAGGACATGTCAGTGCACAGACTCAGCAACAGTCAGTGATGACGTTGTCATGGGAAGATTTAATTCCTGAGGGAGAGCGCCATCAAGAGCCTCCGGTTCGCACGACCCCCATTGATCATGACGATGATACGCCGCCACAGTTGAAAATTGGTGGTGTTCGACATGATCTGGATGGAAAAATGGTGAGAATCCCCGGATTTGTGATTCCATTGGAGGGGGATGATAAAACCGTGACAGAATTTCTGTTGGTGCCATTTCTTGGCGCATGTATTCATGTTCCGCCCCCACCTCCGAATCAGATTATTTATGTCAAATTTGAGCATGGTGCTCCGATCCGACAACTATGGGATATTGTGTATGTGGTCGGCCGGCTTAAAACTGAAACGATGAATCTGGATTTAGGGGAAACCGGATATGTATTGTATGGGCAGGATCTTGACGATTATGAGTCCGACAATCGTGGATAA
- a CDS encoding AMP-binding protein — MSKTILSALFSHASQRPDAIAFIGQNALGETETLTFQQLSEQVCHYAEVFSKLQSHCIAIYAENSLSWLIADLAAMYAQIPCVPLPKFFSAAQIEHVLSHTGTDTLIYDQPLPEFEPCGELKACAIGRRSGFDSMTESAERVAAGILPGTVKITFTSGSTGQPKGVCLSQHNLDQVTSSLAQAMAKQSDLKKHLVMLPLSTLLENVTGVYVPLMLGLTSVVLNGASVGLQGSSQFVPEQFAGALMQYQPNSLVLTPALLHALIAVTRHLPQLAASLLFVAVGGARVTPQTLVEAHGLGLPVYEGYGLSECGSVVSLNTPDANCPGTAGKILPHAEVRIADDGEILVRGAVALGYINQPLACEWVATGDLGDVDGQGFLSVQGRKKNQIITGFGRNISPEWIESEGQQWDALRSLIVVGEAKNRLMGVILSQDVDSVTAAITALNHQLPDYAQICQVILVLSPQAYRALLTANGRPKRHQIEEQVNVWCDNIESFQKTIKRIDI; from the coding sequence ATGAGTAAAACCATATTATCTGCGTTATTTTCCCATGCGAGTCAACGTCCGGATGCCATTGCATTTATCGGCCAGAATGCCCTCGGTGAAACGGAAACACTGACATTTCAACAACTCTCCGAACAAGTTTGCCATTATGCTGAGGTGTTCAGCAAATTGCAGTCACATTGTATTGCTATCTATGCTGAGAACAGTTTGTCTTGGCTGATTGCTGATTTAGCTGCGATGTATGCACAGATTCCTTGTGTACCACTGCCGAAATTTTTTAGTGCTGCTCAGATTGAACACGTCCTTTCTCATACGGGGACAGACACGCTTATCTATGATCAGCCTTTGCCAGAATTTGAGCCTTGCGGTGAACTGAAAGCCTGTGCCATTGGGCGGCGGTCTGGATTCGACTCTATGACTGAATCGGCGGAGCGGGTTGCAGCCGGAATTTTACCGGGGACAGTCAAAATTACGTTTACGTCGGGCTCGACCGGACAACCTAAGGGGGTGTGTTTGAGTCAGCATAACCTCGATCAGGTGACATCGAGTTTGGCGCAGGCGATGGCAAAACAAAGTGATCTGAAGAAGCATCTGGTGATGTTGCCCCTGTCCACATTACTGGAAAATGTCACTGGTGTGTATGTCCCCCTAATGCTTGGGTTGACATCCGTGGTGTTGAATGGTGCATCTGTCGGGCTGCAGGGGTCGAGTCAGTTTGTTCCGGAACAATTTGCCGGCGCTTTGATGCAATATCAGCCCAACTCTCTGGTACTGACACCGGCTCTGCTACACGCGTTGATTGCCGTAACGCGACATCTCCCCCAGCTTGCTGCATCGCTGTTGTTTGTCGCGGTCGGTGGTGCCAGAGTCACACCGCAGACTTTGGTCGAAGCCCACGGTTTAGGGTTGCCGGTATATGAAGGATATGGATTATCCGAATGTGGCTCGGTCGTGAGTCTCAATACGCCGGACGCCAACTGTCCCGGCACTGCGGGGAAAATATTACCTCATGCTGAAGTCCGTATCGCCGATGATGGTGAGATCTTGGTCAGAGGCGCTGTTGCATTAGGGTATATCAATCAACCCTTGGCCTGCGAATGGGTGGCGACCGGTGATTTAGGGGATGTTGATGGACAGGGTTTTCTCTCAGTTCAGGGCAGAAAAAAAAATCAGATTATTACAGGATTTGGCCGCAATATTTCTCCTGAGTGGATTGAGTCTGAGGGACAGCAATGGGATGCCCTGCGTAGTCTAATTGTTGTCGGTGAAGCCAAAAACCGCTTGATGGGCGTGATTCTGTCTCAGGATGTGGACAGTGTGACGGCTGCGATTACCGCGTTAAATCATCAGCTTCCTGATTATGCCCAGATTTGTCAGGTGATATTAGTCTTATCACCACAAGCGTACCGAGCTTTGCTTACGGCAAATGGGCGTCCCAAACGACACCAGATTGAAGAGCAAGTGAATGTGTGGTGCGACAATATTGAATCTTTTCAAAAGACGATAAAGCGAATTGATATTTAA
- a CDS encoding class I SAM-dependent DNA methyltransferase, with amino-acid sequence MAKDWDELATAWESDQVNRDLTEKVFAELTKRIHLEGKHILDFGCGTGLLSEMMSPQARSIVALDSSEAMIEELDKKELVNVEPVVDALTRGLVAQHPAFRKQFDLVVAVSVCEFLPHLAESLEIIYSLLNQGSTFIHWDWIIDDEDRTSGLGMIEMQDELIQAGFAQVNVAQVFKIKTKQGMMSVMMGIAIK; translated from the coding sequence ATGGCGAAGGATTGGGATGAACTCGCTACGGCTTGGGAATCTGATCAGGTGAATAGAGATCTGACAGAAAAAGTATTTGCTGAATTAACAAAGCGTATTCATTTGGAAGGCAAACACATTCTGGATTTCGGATGTGGCACTGGCTTGTTAAGTGAAATGATGTCGCCACAAGCTCGCTCAATTGTTGCATTGGACTCATCTGAGGCCATGATCGAAGAGCTCGATAAAAAAGAACTTGTTAATGTTGAGCCGGTTGTTGATGCTTTGACGAGAGGGCTCGTTGCTCAGCATCCAGCGTTTCGTAAACAGTTTGATTTAGTGGTTGCTGTCTCTGTATGTGAATTTTTACCGCATTTAGCGGAGTCTTTAGAGATTATTTATTCGCTACTCAATCAGGGAAGTACTTTTATTCACTGGGACTGGATCATTGATGATGAAGACAGAACATCTGGGCTTGGCATGATCGAGATGCAAGATGAGTTGATTCAAGCTGGTTTTGCGCAGGTGAATGTGGCTCAGGTCTTTAAGATTAAAACCAAGCAAGGGATGATGTCTGTCATGATGGGGATTGCAATTAAATAA
- a CDS encoding transposase — translation MTIARAQLVSLNTTAYYHCVSRCVRRAFLCGQDPLTGQSYEHRRHWVEQRILALAKVYCIGICAYAVMNNHYHLVVHINQEKAEQLSDQAVIERWAKEHLLPPQILRYLQGQASTADISICRKIIHLWRERLYSLSWFMKELNFSIARQANKEDQCGGHFWEGRFKSQALLDEKALLAAMAYTDLNPVRAGISPTPETSQYTSIKRRFDSLAHCQSKPQGLLPFARDINLDKSDTIPFRLLDYLEWVDWVGRQMREGKTGYIDRHQPAILIRLSLGQKESLELCSRLKQKRCLWIGTSEQLHSVKIKLNKQRIHGLSI, via the coding sequence ATGACAATCGCCAGAGCGCAACTTGTTTCTCTCAATACTACTGCTTACTACCACTGTGTATCCCGCTGTGTCAGACGTGCTTTTCTGTGTGGGCAAGACCCACTCACCGGACAGTCTTACGAGCACCGTCGTCATTGGGTAGAACAACGTATTCTGGCCTTGGCTAAAGTCTACTGTATTGGCATCTGCGCCTACGCAGTGATGAATAATCACTATCATTTGGTTGTTCATATTAATCAAGAAAAAGCTGAGCAGCTTTCAGATCAAGCTGTTATTGAACGTTGGGCGAAGGAACATCTATTACCGCCACAGATTTTGCGTTACTTGCAAGGGCAGGCATCAACGGCTGATATATCGATATGTAGAAAAATAATTCATCTCTGGCGGGAGCGCCTGTACTCTCTGAGCTGGTTTATGAAAGAGCTCAATTTTAGTATTGCCAGGCAAGCAAACAAAGAGGATCAGTGTGGTGGCCATTTTTGGGAGGGGCGATTTAAATCACAGGCTTTACTGGATGAAAAGGCACTGTTAGCTGCCATGGCGTATACGGATTTAAATCCGGTTCGGGCTGGTATCTCACCGACACCAGAAACTTCACAATATACTTCGATCAAAAGACGTTTTGATTCGCTCGCACATTGTCAATCTAAGCCACAAGGACTTCTACCGTTTGCCAGGGACATAAATCTGGACAAATCAGATACGATTCCGTTTCGTTTACTTGATTACCTTGAATGGGTGGATTGGGTTGGACGGCAGATGCGGGAGGGAAAAACGGGTTATATTGATCGTCATCAGCCTGCAATTTTGATTCGTTTATCTTTGGGGCAGAAGGAAAGTCTTGAGTTGTGTTCTCGACTGAAACAAAAACGTTGTCTTTGGATTGGCACATCGGAGCAATTACATTCAGTAAAAATCAAATTAAACAAACAACGAATTCATGGATTATCGATTTAA
- a CDS encoding alkaline phosphatase produces MKNTHILLASGLMASLVGCASTSDTSQVNTPQKNDAWFVQAQQQIAKAKANQPINKPAKNVILFVGDGMSVGTITAARIYEGQRRGMLGEEYQLAMEQLPYVALSKTYNTDAQTPDSAGTASAMVTGVKTKQGVISIDDHVQRGFCNTQIGHEAKTAWEMAAEKGLSVGVVSTARITHATPATTYAHSADRNWENDTKLPNIAKNQGCIDIAQQLINFNGGKGMDVVFGGGRREFLPVTTVDPEGKKGKRKDGRNLISEWQAKHPNAQYVYDKTGFDALNGNTKQAFGLFESSHMKYEADRRDGEPSVAEMTAKAIDILSKNKDGYLLMVEAGRIDHAHHDGNAARALIDTVAYDDAIKAALDKTNPEDTLIIVTADHAHTLISNGYADRGNPILGLSKKNGQYNVDDYGKRYTTLSYGNGPGAVKGARSNPTEKEVMDLDYRQQSLVKLSSETHSGEDVAIFARGPEAYLFQGAVEQNYIFHVMNEALGLTK; encoded by the coding sequence GTGAAAAACACTCATATTTTATTAGCCAGTGGACTGATGGCGTCACTTGTCGGTTGTGCATCAACGAGTGATACATCTCAAGTCAATACACCGCAAAAAAACGATGCTTGGTTTGTTCAGGCTCAACAACAGATTGCGAAAGCAAAAGCGAATCAACCGATTAATAAACCTGCTAAAAATGTCATTCTGTTTGTCGGTGACGGCATGAGTGTTGGGACTATCACTGCTGCTCGAATTTATGAAGGACAGCGTCGAGGAATGCTGGGTGAAGAGTATCAACTCGCTATGGAGCAGCTTCCTTATGTCGCCCTTTCTAAGACTTATAATACCGATGCCCAAACGCCAGATTCAGCGGGTACAGCAAGCGCGATGGTTACTGGCGTGAAAACCAAACAAGGCGTGATCAGCATCGATGATCACGTTCAAAGGGGTTTCTGTAATACCCAAATCGGTCACGAAGCTAAGACAGCCTGGGAAATGGCTGCCGAGAAAGGTTTGTCCGTCGGTGTCGTTTCAACGGCGCGTATTACACACGCAACGCCAGCAACGACGTATGCTCATTCAGCTGATCGTAACTGGGAAAACGATACGAAACTCCCAAACATCGCTAAAAACCAAGGTTGTATTGACATTGCGCAACAATTGATCAATTTCAACGGTGGTAAAGGGATGGATGTTGTTTTCGGTGGTGGACGTCGTGAGTTCTTACCCGTAACAACCGTTGATCCAGAGGGTAAAAAAGGCAAACGTAAAGATGGTCGTAACCTGATTTCTGAATGGCAGGCAAAACACCCGAATGCACAGTACGTTTACGATAAAACCGGATTTGATGCGCTGAATGGCAATACCAAACAAGCATTTGGTCTGTTTGAAAGTAGCCATATGAAATATGAAGCGGATCGCAGAGACGGTGAACCATCTGTGGCAGAAATGACAGCCAAAGCGATTGATATTCTGTCCAAAAATAAAGACGGCTATCTGCTGATGGTTGAAGCCGGACGTATCGACCACGCTCATCATGACGGCAACGCAGCCCGTGCATTGATTGATACCGTTGCATATGATGATGCGATCAAAGCTGCATTAGACAAGACCAATCCAGAAGACACGCTCATCATTGTCACTGCAGACCACGCGCACACCTTGATTTCGAACGGTTATGCCGACCGTGGTAACCCGATTCTCGGTCTGTCAAAGAAAAATGGCCAGTACAACGTAGATGATTATGGTAAACGCTATACCACACTGTCATATGGGAATGGCCCTGGTGCGGTTAAAGGTGCACGCTCTAACCCAACAGAAAAAGAAGTGATGGATCTAGATTACAGACAGCAATCACTAGTGAAACTGTCCTCTGAAACACACTCAGGTGAAGATGTTGCTATTTTTGCCCGCGGGCCTGAAGCCTATCTTTTCCAAGGTGCCGTAGAGCAAAATTATATCTTCCATGTAATGAATGAAGCTCTGGGTTTAACCAAGTAA
- a CDS encoding LysR family transcriptional regulator gives MKSLMGLLYLLEERNVSKAANRLFLSQSAMSRLLQRLRDAFDDPLFIRTSKGMVPTAKAAVLEYPIRQMVEQMAGLNSTRSFSPAQSERSFRLQTTHYQAQAYVPYIASRFYQDAPHASLETSTITESSLIHSTQHHIDVVLVSNYIQVPNSFERCLLGREKFGCIMSKNHPLAKKDQITLDDYIRHNHILVSMGGTSRNFINDALKEQVRERRFSFRTPYFLAALATVGQTDLLLSSSRLLAERFQKQFGLTIRDLPFPFPDPEYYLCWPKALTEDPGSQWFRSLCRKMILEMIPYPEHNH, from the coding sequence ATGAAATCATTAATGGGATTACTCTATCTGCTGGAAGAACGCAACGTCAGTAAAGCCGCCAACCGGCTATTTTTAAGTCAGTCTGCGATGAGTCGACTGTTACAACGCTTGCGTGACGCCTTTGACGATCCACTGTTTATTAGAACCTCAAAAGGTATGGTTCCGACCGCAAAAGCCGCAGTTCTTGAATATCCCATTCGACAGATGGTTGAGCAAATGGCAGGGCTCAACTCGACCCGAAGTTTTTCTCCGGCCCAAAGTGAACGCTCATTTCGCTTGCAGACAACTCACTATCAGGCTCAAGCTTATGTCCCTTACATCGCTTCTCGGTTTTATCAAGATGCACCACATGCTTCACTCGAAACCAGCACCATCACAGAAAGCAGTTTGATCCATTCAACCCAGCATCATATTGATGTCGTGCTCGTGAGCAATTACATTCAGGTACCAAACTCATTTGAACGATGCCTGCTTGGACGGGAGAAGTTCGGTTGTATTATGTCCAAAAATCATCCGCTGGCGAAGAAAGACCAAATCACATTGGATGACTATATTCGACATAACCATATTCTGGTGAGTATGGGAGGTACATCCCGGAATTTTATTAATGATGCACTGAAAGAACAGGTCAGAGAGCGGCGATTTTCTTTCCGAACGCCTTATTTTCTTGCTGCCTTAGCAACTGTAGGACAGACCGATTTACTGCTGAGCTCCAGCCGTTTGCTGGCCGAACGATTCCAGAAACAGTTCGGCCTGACCATCCGGGATCTCCCCTTCCCTTTCCCTGATCCGGAATATTATCTCTGCTGGCCTAAAGCGCTGACAGAGGATCCCGGGAGTCAATGGTTTCGCTCACTTTGCCGTAAAATGATTCTCGAGATGATTCCTTATCCAGAGCATAATCACTAA
- a CDS encoding thermostable hemolysin, whose amino-acid sequence MQAALRDSSMTLEMIGETHPMRYQIERYVAERYSYAFDANIEQFMPLFLALLHGEEIQSICGYRSASEAPLFLEQYLDCTAEKAVSEAFAQTIERSTLIEFGQLASFSKGVSPFHFYLIAQRLVEMGYQWCICTVTDPLYALMKRLGLNPVVVAQADAQRVNNAEQWGRYYQLRPRIVAGDLQQSLAHLKRYWLIKGICIE is encoded by the coding sequence ATGCAAGCAGCTCTGCGCGATTCTTCAATGACATTAGAAATGATTGGTGAGACGCATCCCATGCGTTATCAGATTGAGAGGTATGTAGCCGAGAGATATTCATATGCATTTGATGCCAATATTGAGCAATTCATGCCACTGTTTTTAGCTTTGCTGCACGGAGAGGAAATTCAGTCAATTTGTGGTTATCGGTCTGCTTCTGAGGCCCCGTTATTTTTGGAGCAATATTTGGATTGTACGGCTGAAAAGGCCGTCTCCGAAGCTTTTGCACAGACTATCGAGCGATCTACGCTGATTGAGTTCGGGCAACTGGCTTCGTTTTCCAAAGGGGTATCACCATTTCATTTTTACCTGATTGCCCAACGCTTGGTTGAGATGGGGTATCAATGGTGTATCTGCACCGTTACCGATCCGCTTTATGCGCTGATGAAACGCTTAGGGCTAAACCCAGTCGTCGTTGCTCAAGCTGATGCTCAACGGGTCAATAACGCTGAACAGTGGGGACGTTATTACCAGCTTCGTCCCCGAATTGTTGCCGGCGATCTTCAACAAAGCTTGGCCCATTTGAAGCGTTACTGGCTAATCAAAGGGATCTGTATAGAGTGA